A DNA window from Setaria viridis chromosome 2, Setaria_viridis_v4.0, whole genome shotgun sequence contains the following coding sequences:
- the LOC117844701 gene encoding regulator of G-protein signaling 1 isoform X2, translating into MDPPLRRQSLPPAAPWPAAAPSRGAAQQTSPPSPLPPRFLLYVNELSEVKAWASLEIMLSLGRFTYPTTFVWAEGPFGFGLLISCRIVQGFQLYHVFVKHRLPPIRPSIILVVILLPWICGAAVFHWNKPLNHRCHMQAQWVIPVMCIHGFYIAGLIVITLSIRHIEFRFSEFKDLLQAIIVSTIAVGFWIVAYVLNEIHEDIAWIQVFSRFSLLVMASILVLLFFSMSISQPLHSQISLGKQESTAFMTMGEALGITDRGSVKKINATHFDSNQPLDKLLEDKRFRMSFMSFADSCLAGESVHFYEEVYDLKKIHLDDSIRRIYMARHIIEKYIDAGAEMEINISHRTRQEILGTPDLTHPNLFDSAVSEILQLIKMNLAKDYWSSLQFAKLKEDIERGPNGPELMPLDYSPRVTFVRCTDDPFYEEHAATCN; encoded by the exons ATGGATCCCCCACTCCGTCGCCAGTCTCTGCCCCCCGCagctccatggccggcggctgCGCCCTCTCGGGGGGCTGCCCAACAGACTTCGCCGCCTTCGCCATTGCCTCCGCGGTTCTTGCTTT ATGTCAATGAACTTTCTGAAGTTAAAGCTTGGGCATCCTTGGAAATCATGTTATCTCTGGGCAGGTTCACTTATCCGACAACCTTCG TTTGGGCAGAAGGGCCTTTTGGATTTGGATTGTTGATCAGTTGCCGCATTGTACAGGGATTTCAGTTATATCACGTTTTTGTTAA GCACCGGTTGCCACCGATCAGGCCTTCCATTATTTTAGTAGTTATACTCCTTCCATGGATATGTGGAGCTGCTG TTTTTCATTGGAATAAACCTTTGAATCACCGGTGTCACATGCAGGCTCAGTGGGTGATTCCAGTAATGTGTATACATGGATTTTATATTGCTGGTTTAATTGTCATCACATTATCCATTCGACATATTGAATTCAGATTCAGTGAATTTAAGGATCTTCTACAAGCAATTATTGTTTCAACAATAGCAGTAG GATTTTGGATTGTTGCATATGTCCTGAATGAAATTCACGAAGATATTGCATGGATTCAAGTTTTCTCTAGATTTTCCCTTCTTGTCATG GCAAGTATTCTGGTGCTGCTATTCTTCTCAATGTCTATTTCTCAACCTCTGCATTCACAAATAAGTCTAGGAAAGCAAGAGTCGACTGCCTTTATGACTATGGGTGAAGCATTAGGTATAACTGATAGGGGTTCAGTAAAGAAGATTAATGCCACTCATTTTGATTCGAATCAACCATTGGACAAGCTGCTTGAGGACAAAAGATTCCGGATGTCTTTCATGTCATTTGCGGACAG TTGCTTAGCTGGAGAGAGTGTTCATTTCTATGAAGAGGTGTATGACCTGAAGAAGATACATCTGGATGATTCCATTAGAAGAATATACATGGCAAGACACATCATTGAAAAATATATTGACGCAG GTGCAGAAATGGAGATAAATATTTCTCACAGAACTCGCCAAGAGATACTAGGAACACCTGATCTAACTCATCCAAATCTGTTTGACAGTGCAGTGAGTGAGATATTGCAGCTGATCAAAATG AATTTGGCAAAGGATTACTGGTCATCCCTGCAATTTGCTAAGCTGAAGGAAGATATAGAGAGAGGGCCCAACGGCCCTGAGCTCATGCCATTGGATTACTCCCCAAGAGTTACTTTTGTGCGGTGTACTGATGATCCCTTTTACGAAGAACACGCTGCGACTTGTAATTGA
- the LOC117844701 gene encoding regulator of G-protein signaling 1 isoform X1 has protein sequence MAGGCALSGGCPTDFAAFAIASAVLALLIFRALFPFIYRKGKRTGVWLVIVQIIGSTDLLLSLVMSMNFLKLKLGHPWKSCYLWAVWAEGPFGFGLLISCRIVQGFQLYHVFVKHRLPPIRPSIILVVILLPWICGAAVFHWNKPLNHRCHMQAQWVIPVMCIHGFYIAGLIVITLSIRHIEFRFSEFKDLLQAIIVSTIAVGFWIVAYVLNEIHEDIAWIQVFSRFSLLVMASILVLLFFSMSISQPLHSQISLGKQESTAFMTMGEALGITDRGSVKKINATHFDSNQPLDKLLEDKRFRMSFMSFADSCLAGESVHFYEEVYDLKKIHLDDSIRRIYMARHIIEKYIDAGAEMEINISHRTRQEILGTPDLTHPNLFDSAVSEILQLIKMNLAKDYWSSLQFAKLKEDIERGPNGPELMPLDYSPRVTFVRCTDDPFYEEHAATCN, from the exons atggccggcggctgCGCCCTCTCGGGGGGCTGCCCAACAGACTTCGCCGCCTTCGCCATTGCCTCCGCGGTTCTTGCTTT GCTCATTTTCCGTGCTCTCTTTCCCTTCATCTATCGGAAGGGCAAAAGAACTGGTGTTTGGCTTGTAATAGTTCAAATTATTGGAAGCACTGATCTGTTGCTCTCACTGGTG ATGTCAATGAACTTTCTGAAGTTAAAGCTTGGGCATCCTTGGAAATCATGTTATCTCTGGGCAG TTTGGGCAGAAGGGCCTTTTGGATTTGGATTGTTGATCAGTTGCCGCATTGTACAGGGATTTCAGTTATATCACGTTTTTGTTAA GCACCGGTTGCCACCGATCAGGCCTTCCATTATTTTAGTAGTTATACTCCTTCCATGGATATGTGGAGCTGCTG TTTTTCATTGGAATAAACCTTTGAATCACCGGTGTCACATGCAGGCTCAGTGGGTGATTCCAGTAATGTGTATACATGGATTTTATATTGCTGGTTTAATTGTCATCACATTATCCATTCGACATATTGAATTCAGATTCAGTGAATTTAAGGATCTTCTACAAGCAATTATTGTTTCAACAATAGCAGTAG GATTTTGGATTGTTGCATATGTCCTGAATGAAATTCACGAAGATATTGCATGGATTCAAGTTTTCTCTAGATTTTCCCTTCTTGTCATG GCAAGTATTCTGGTGCTGCTATTCTTCTCAATGTCTATTTCTCAACCTCTGCATTCACAAATAAGTCTAGGAAAGCAAGAGTCGACTGCCTTTATGACTATGGGTGAAGCATTAGGTATAACTGATAGGGGTTCAGTAAAGAAGATTAATGCCACTCATTTTGATTCGAATCAACCATTGGACAAGCTGCTTGAGGACAAAAGATTCCGGATGTCTTTCATGTCATTTGCGGACAG TTGCTTAGCTGGAGAGAGTGTTCATTTCTATGAAGAGGTGTATGACCTGAAGAAGATACATCTGGATGATTCCATTAGAAGAATATACATGGCAAGACACATCATTGAAAAATATATTGACGCAG GTGCAGAAATGGAGATAAATATTTCTCACAGAACTCGCCAAGAGATACTAGGAACACCTGATCTAACTCATCCAAATCTGTTTGACAGTGCAGTGAGTGAGATATTGCAGCTGATCAAAATG AATTTGGCAAAGGATTACTGGTCATCCCTGCAATTTGCTAAGCTGAAGGAAGATATAGAGAGAGGGCCCAACGGCCCTGAGCTCATGCCATTGGATTACTCCCCAAGAGTTACTTTTGTGCGGTGTACTGATGATCCCTTTTACGAAGAACACGCTGCGACTTGTAATTGA
- the LOC117844701 gene encoding regulator of G-protein signaling 1 isoform X3, translated as MSMNFLKLKLGHPWKSCYLWAVWAEGPFGFGLLISCRIVQGFQLYHVFVKHRLPPIRPSIILVVILLPWICGAAVFHWNKPLNHRCHMQAQWVIPVMCIHGFYIAGLIVITLSIRHIEFRFSEFKDLLQAIIVSTIAVGFWIVAYVLNEIHEDIAWIQVFSRFSLLVMASILVLLFFSMSISQPLHSQISLGKQESTAFMTMGEALGITDRGSVKKINATHFDSNQPLDKLLEDKRFRMSFMSFADSCLAGESVHFYEEVYDLKKIHLDDSIRRIYMARHIIEKYIDAGAEMEINISHRTRQEILGTPDLTHPNLFDSAVSEILQLIKMNLAKDYWSSLQFAKLKEDIERGPNGPELMPLDYSPRVTFVRCTDDPFYEEHAATCN; from the exons ATGTCAATGAACTTTCTGAAGTTAAAGCTTGGGCATCCTTGGAAATCATGTTATCTCTGGGCAG TTTGGGCAGAAGGGCCTTTTGGATTTGGATTGTTGATCAGTTGCCGCATTGTACAGGGATTTCAGTTATATCACGTTTTTGTTAA GCACCGGTTGCCACCGATCAGGCCTTCCATTATTTTAGTAGTTATACTCCTTCCATGGATATGTGGAGCTGCTG TTTTTCATTGGAATAAACCTTTGAATCACCGGTGTCACATGCAGGCTCAGTGGGTGATTCCAGTAATGTGTATACATGGATTTTATATTGCTGGTTTAATTGTCATCACATTATCCATTCGACATATTGAATTCAGATTCAGTGAATTTAAGGATCTTCTACAAGCAATTATTGTTTCAACAATAGCAGTAG GATTTTGGATTGTTGCATATGTCCTGAATGAAATTCACGAAGATATTGCATGGATTCAAGTTTTCTCTAGATTTTCCCTTCTTGTCATG GCAAGTATTCTGGTGCTGCTATTCTTCTCAATGTCTATTTCTCAACCTCTGCATTCACAAATAAGTCTAGGAAAGCAAGAGTCGACTGCCTTTATGACTATGGGTGAAGCATTAGGTATAACTGATAGGGGTTCAGTAAAGAAGATTAATGCCACTCATTTTGATTCGAATCAACCATTGGACAAGCTGCTTGAGGACAAAAGATTCCGGATGTCTTTCATGTCATTTGCGGACAG TTGCTTAGCTGGAGAGAGTGTTCATTTCTATGAAGAGGTGTATGACCTGAAGAAGATACATCTGGATGATTCCATTAGAAGAATATACATGGCAAGACACATCATTGAAAAATATATTGACGCAG GTGCAGAAATGGAGATAAATATTTCTCACAGAACTCGCCAAGAGATACTAGGAACACCTGATCTAACTCATCCAAATCTGTTTGACAGTGCAGTGAGTGAGATATTGCAGCTGATCAAAATG AATTTGGCAAAGGATTACTGGTCATCCCTGCAATTTGCTAAGCTGAAGGAAGATATAGAGAGAGGGCCCAACGGCCCTGAGCTCATGCCATTGGATTACTCCCCAAGAGTTACTTTTGTGCGGTGTACTGATGATCCCTTTTACGAAGAACACGCTGCGACTTGTAATTGA
- the LOC117844701 gene encoding regulator of G-protein signaling 1 isoform X4, whose product MLSLGRFTYPTTFVWAEGPFGFGLLISCRIVQGFQLYHVFVKHRLPPIRPSIILVVILLPWICGAAVFHWNKPLNHRCHMQAQWVIPVMCIHGFYIAGLIVITLSIRHIEFRFSEFKDLLQAIIVSTIAVGFWIVAYVLNEIHEDIAWIQVFSRFSLLVMASILVLLFFSMSISQPLHSQISLGKQESTAFMTMGEALGITDRGSVKKINATHFDSNQPLDKLLEDKRFRMSFMSFADSCLAGESVHFYEEVYDLKKIHLDDSIRRIYMARHIIEKYIDAGAEMEINISHRTRQEILGTPDLTHPNLFDSAVSEILQLIKMNLAKDYWSSLQFAKLKEDIERGPNGPELMPLDYSPRVTFVRCTDDPFYEEHAATCN is encoded by the exons ATGTTATCTCTGGGCAGGTTCACTTATCCGACAACCTTCG TTTGGGCAGAAGGGCCTTTTGGATTTGGATTGTTGATCAGTTGCCGCATTGTACAGGGATTTCAGTTATATCACGTTTTTGTTAA GCACCGGTTGCCACCGATCAGGCCTTCCATTATTTTAGTAGTTATACTCCTTCCATGGATATGTGGAGCTGCTG TTTTTCATTGGAATAAACCTTTGAATCACCGGTGTCACATGCAGGCTCAGTGGGTGATTCCAGTAATGTGTATACATGGATTTTATATTGCTGGTTTAATTGTCATCACATTATCCATTCGACATATTGAATTCAGATTCAGTGAATTTAAGGATCTTCTACAAGCAATTATTGTTTCAACAATAGCAGTAG GATTTTGGATTGTTGCATATGTCCTGAATGAAATTCACGAAGATATTGCATGGATTCAAGTTTTCTCTAGATTTTCCCTTCTTGTCATG GCAAGTATTCTGGTGCTGCTATTCTTCTCAATGTCTATTTCTCAACCTCTGCATTCACAAATAAGTCTAGGAAAGCAAGAGTCGACTGCCTTTATGACTATGGGTGAAGCATTAGGTATAACTGATAGGGGTTCAGTAAAGAAGATTAATGCCACTCATTTTGATTCGAATCAACCATTGGACAAGCTGCTTGAGGACAAAAGATTCCGGATGTCTTTCATGTCATTTGCGGACAG TTGCTTAGCTGGAGAGAGTGTTCATTTCTATGAAGAGGTGTATGACCTGAAGAAGATACATCTGGATGATTCCATTAGAAGAATATACATGGCAAGACACATCATTGAAAAATATATTGACGCAG GTGCAGAAATGGAGATAAATATTTCTCACAGAACTCGCCAAGAGATACTAGGAACACCTGATCTAACTCATCCAAATCTGTTTGACAGTGCAGTGAGTGAGATATTGCAGCTGATCAAAATG AATTTGGCAAAGGATTACTGGTCATCCCTGCAATTTGCTAAGCTGAAGGAAGATATAGAGAGAGGGCCCAACGGCCCTGAGCTCATGCCATTGGATTACTCCCCAAGAGTTACTTTTGTGCGGTGTACTGATGATCCCTTTTACGAAGAACACGCTGCGACTTGTAATTGA
- the LOC117842628 gene encoding adenine/guanine permease AZG2 codes for MTSKRTAPWHRLSEAEAAVNRAVASSRVGWYFKLDARKSSFTKELRAGAATFLTMAYIISVNAAILTDSGGPCTVRDCTAVGGAKSTAAPGPECTVGPNPGYEQCLARTKSDLIVATAVAAMAGSFAMGLFANLPLALAPGMGANAYFAYNMVGFHGSGPITYSTALAVVMLEGIVFFALSAVGLRSKLARMIPRNIRLASAVGIGLFLAFTGLQAHQGVGLVGASPSTLVTLTACSEVDPTTGACLDGTMRSPTFWLGAVGFLITATCLARDVKGSMIYGILFVTVVSWIRGTSVTVFPDTPAGNAGFSYFKKVVDFHMIKSTAGHLSFGGFRHGNVWLALLTLLYVDVLDTTGTMYSMAEYGGFTDESGGFEGEYRAFLVDAGSTVLSAGLGSSTVTTYVESTAGIREGGRTGLTAITVAACFLASLFFGPLLMSVPPWAVGPSLVLVGAMMMRVAKEIEWGDMKEGVPAFVTMALMPLSFSIANGIIGGLGVYVALHWYDWARHGYGKVRNVLDERRNQVAAAAGEVGPAAAAQDAV; via the coding sequence ATGACGTCGAAGAGGACGGCACCATGGCACAGGCTCTCGGAAGCCGAGGCCGCCGTGAACCGCGCCGTGGCGTCGAGCCGCGTGGGGTGGTACTTCAAGCTGGACGCCCGCAAGAGCTCCTTCACCAAGGagctccgcgccggcgccgccacgttCCTCACCATGGCCTACATCATCTCCGTCAACGCGGCCATCCTGACCGACTCCGGCGGGCCGTGCACGGTGCGGGACTgcacggcggtgggcggcgcgaAGTCGACGGCCGCGCCCGGGCCGGAGTGCACGGTTGGGCCTAACCCGGGGTACGAGCAGTGCCTGGCGCGTACGAAGAGCGACCTGATCGTGGCCACGGCGGTGGCCGCCATGGCCGGCTCCTTCGCCATGGGCCTGTTCGCCAACCTCCCGCTCGCGCTGGCCCCCGGCATGGGCGCCAACGCGTACTTCGCCTACAACATGGTCGGGTTCCACGGCTCGGGTCCCATCACCTACAGCACGGCGCTCGCCGTCGTCATGCTGGAGGGCATCGTCTTCTTTGCGCTGTCCGCCGTCGGCCTCCGGTCCAAGCTGGCGCGGATGATTCCGCGAAACATCAGGCTCGCCTCCGCGGTCGGCATCGGCTTGTTCCTGGCATTCACTGGCCTCCAGGCGCACCAGGGCGTCGGGCTCGTCGGCGCCAGCCCGTCGACGCTGGTCACCCTGACAGCTTGCTCCGAGGTGGACCCGACCACCGGCGCGTGCCTCGACGGCACCATGCGGAGCCCGACGTTCTGGCTCGGCGCCGTCGGCTTCCTCATCACGGCGACGTGCCTGGCGAGGGACGTGAAGGGGAGCATGATCTACGGCATCCTGTTCGTCACGGTGGTGTCGTGGATCAGGGGCACGAGCGTGACGGTGTTCCCGGACACGCCGGCGGGCAATGCCGGCTTCTCCTACTTCAAGAAGGTGGTCGACTTCCACATGATCAAGAGCACCGCGGGGCACCTGAGCTTCGGCGGTTTCCGGCACGGCAACGTGTGGCTCGCCCTGCTGACCCTGCTCTACGTGGATGTCCTGGACACGACGGGGACAATGTACTCCATGGCCGAGTACGGCGGGTTCACGGACGAGTCCGGCGGGTTCGAGGGCGAGTACCGCGCTTTCCTCGTGGACGCCGGGTCGACGGTGCTCAGCGCGGGGCTCGGGAGCTCCACCGTGACTACCTACGTCGAGTCGACGGCGGGGATCCGGGAGGGCGGGCGGACGGGGCTGACGGCCATCACCGTGGCCGCGTGCTTCCTGGCGTCCCTCTTCTTCGGCCCGCTGCTGATGAGCGTGCCACCGTGGGCCGTGGGCCCGTCACTGGTGCTGGTGGGCGCGATGATGATGCGCGTGGCCAAGGAGATCGAGTGGGGCGACATGAAGGAGGGCGTCCCGGCCTTCGTGACCATGGCGCTGATGCCGCTGTCCTTCTCCATCGCCAACGGCATCATCGGCGGGCTAGGCGTGTACGTCGCGCTACACTGGTACGACTGGGCGCGCCACGGGTACGGCAAGGTGAGGAACGTGCTGGACGAGCGGCGGAACCaagtggccgccgccgcgggcgaggTTGGCCCTGCTGCGGCGGCGCAGGATGCCGTGTGA